The Raoultibacter phocaeensis genome includes a window with the following:
- a CDS encoding sensor histidine kinase, with translation MEALVAIIVVLVGAIIVLAIQLVRSERELRAFARFLNRRDSSSNARTTTSVHTRGFVQLGQAINRQLDRHQGERIAADEHAAEMRRGLTYLSHDIRTPLAGAKGYAQLLEGEIDPAVRQRYLEAIDRRIDDASKLLDQLFAFAQVQDPDYRLEREPLDANEVLAETLASLYPQFQERGWTPAIDLADEELTVLADADALERTFRNLAVNALRYGAAAPTITQRGCAITFANRVADPASLDVERLFERFYQGGEVRADGSGGLGLAIVSQLCRAMGATARATLEGDLLAITVEFEA, from the coding sequence ATGGAAGCTCTGGTGGCGATCATCGTTGTTCTTGTCGGCGCGATCATCGTGCTTGCGATCCAGCTCGTCCGCTCCGAACGGGAACTGCGCGCTTTCGCGCGGTTCCTGAACCGGCGGGATTCATCGAGCAACGCGCGTACGACCACCTCGGTGCATACACGCGGTTTCGTGCAGCTGGGTCAGGCGATCAACCGTCAGCTCGACCGCCACCAGGGCGAGCGCATCGCCGCCGACGAGCATGCGGCCGAGATGCGCCGCGGGCTCACCTACCTTTCCCACGATATCAGAACGCCGCTTGCGGGCGCGAAGGGTTATGCGCAGCTGCTCGAAGGGGAGATCGATCCCGCAGTGCGGCAGCGCTATCTCGAGGCGATCGATCGCAGGATCGACGATGCGTCCAAACTCCTCGATCAGCTGTTCGCTTTCGCGCAGGTGCAGGACCCCGATTATCGGCTCGAACGCGAACCGCTCGACGCAAACGAGGTTTTAGCTGAAACGCTCGCGTCGCTCTATCCGCAATTCCAGGAAAGGGGATGGACGCCTGCCATCGATTTGGCCGACGAAGAGCTCACGGTGCTCGCCGATGCCGATGCGCTTGAGCGGACGTTCCGCAATCTTGCCGTCAACGCTCTGCGCTACGGTGCGGCAGCTCCGACAATCACGCAGCGAGGCTGCGCGATAACGTTTGCGAATCGTGTGGCCGATCCGGCGTCCCTCGACGTTGAGCGGCTGTTCGAGCGATTCTACCAGGGCGGAGAGGTGCGTGCCGACGGCAGCGGGGGCCTCGGGCTCGCCATCGTGTCGCAACTGTGCCGCGCGATGGGCGCTACGGCGCGCGCGACGCTCGAAGGCGATCTGCTCGCGATTACGGTCGAGTTCGAGGCGTAA
- a CDS encoding ABC transporter permease, whose protein sequence is MVNILRMDFYRAVRSKSLWILLGCIVILGLVAMGSISYMLSPEFLETMQNASGAAASSGFHFGITTPGGDQVDMGEVSQSIEQAQYMLSGLTPMALVGNIFMNGGGLACLFVVFIGIFFAAEFENGFSKNVFTAFPNRAVFLITRVVEIVLFAVVFTLVTVGATLIGAAVFGIEMLAAPMGDMALWFALVVLVLSGMGMLTALFVWLTRKMAAAIAIGIVVGSGIIVSLVQAVLSLFPSISDLGNFTLYACMRSLGSGIDFTGGLTSVHIAAVGLVFLAGYAALSLLILKKKDI, encoded by the coding sequence ATGGTTAATATCTTGAGAATGGATTTCTACCGCGCCGTCCGCAGCAAGTCGCTTTGGATACTGCTCGGGTGCATCGTGATCCTCGGTCTCGTCGCCATGGGCTCGATCAGCTATATGCTCTCTCCGGAATTTTTGGAAACGATGCAGAACGCAAGCGGTGCAGCGGCGAGCTCGGGATTTCATTTCGGCATAACAACGCCCGGCGGCGATCAAGTGGATATGGGCGAGGTTAGCCAAAGCATCGAGCAAGCGCAGTACATGCTCTCGGGGCTCACGCCCATGGCGCTTGTCGGCAATATCTTCATGAACGGCGGGGGATTGGCGTGCCTGTTCGTGGTGTTCATCGGCATCTTCTTCGCTGCTGAGTTCGAGAACGGCTTCAGCAAAAACGTGTTCACCGCCTTTCCGAACCGCGCGGTGTTCCTCATAACCCGTGTCGTTGAAATCGTGCTGTTTGCCGTTGTATTCACGCTCGTTACCGTAGGTGCCACGTTGATCGGCGCTGCCGTGTTCGGGATAGAAATGCTCGCTGCGCCCATGGGCGACATGGCGTTATGGTTTGCGCTTGTGGTGTTGGTGCTTTCGGGCATGGGCATGCTCACGGCCCTGTTTGTGTGGCTGACCCGCAAGATGGCCGCAGCTATCGCCATCGGCATCGTAGTGGGAAGCGGTATTATCGTCTCGCTCGTCCAAGCGGTGCTTTCGCTCTTTCCGAGCATCTCCGATCTCGGGAACTTCACGTTATACGCCTGCATGCGCTCGCTCGGCTCCGGCATCGATTTCACCGGCGGGCTCACGAGCGTGCACATAGCAGCCGTCGGTCTCGTGTTCTTGGCCGGATACGCCGCTTTGAGTCTGCTCATACTCAAGAAGAAGGATATCTAA
- a CDS encoding response regulator transcription factor, whose amino-acid sequence MSDKPSILIIEDDADINEVLAAFLSRHGFACTQAYSGSEARLLLGLNPTSATDIRGSAGSPCFSDQPDAVGPSDSAGDSGAASFSDAASPRTRPLPFDLVITDLMLPGMSGEEIVAAIRRCGDVPVIVLSARGAAADKVELLGLGADDYLAKPFDLDEVLARVLVQLRHASKAAAVAASAQGSGEAERDASGRGQTVRFKLWEVDPESRTLAAAGEPVKLTRLEYNIVEALVRRPKKVFTKRELYEAAWNEDCFIEEKAINVHISNIRSKLKATHTDSYIETVWGIGFKLAE is encoded by the coding sequence ATGAGCGACAAACCTTCCATACTCATCATCGAAGACGACGCCGACATCAACGAAGTGCTCGCGGCGTTTCTTTCGCGGCACGGTTTCGCGTGCACGCAAGCGTATTCGGGCAGCGAGGCGCGGCTTCTCCTCGGGCTGAATCCCACGAGCGCTACGGACATTCGGGGCTCTGCAGGCTCCCCGTGCTTCTCGGACCAGCCTGATGCCGTTGGGCCTTCGGACTCCGCAGGCGATTCGGGCGCCGCGAGCTTTTCGGATGCGGCTTCGCCTCGCACCCGGCCGCTTCCGTTCGATCTCGTGATCACCGATCTCATGCTGCCGGGGATGTCGGGCGAAGAAATCGTGGCCGCAATCCGCAGATGCGGCGATGTGCCCGTCATCGTGCTTTCGGCGCGCGGAGCGGCGGCCGACAAGGTGGAGCTTCTCGGACTCGGTGCCGACGACTATCTCGCCAAACCCTTCGACCTCGACGAAGTGCTCGCGCGCGTGCTCGTGCAGCTGCGCCATGCGTCGAAGGCGGCGGCGGTTGCTGCGTCTGCGCAAGGAAGCGGCGAAGCCGAACGGGACGCCTCGGGACGAGGCCAAACCGTCCGGTTCAAACTTTGGGAAGTCGATCCCGAATCGCGCACGCTTGCCGCTGCGGGCGAGCCGGTAAAGCTCACGCGACTCGAGTACAACATCGTCGAAGCGCTCGTCCGTCGTCCGAAGAAGGTGTTTACCAAGCGCGAGCTGTACGAAGCGGCATGGAACGAAGATTGCTTCATCGAGGAAAAGGCCATCAACGTGCACATCAGCAACATTCGCAGCAAGCTCAAGGCGACACACACCGATTCCTACATCGAAACGGTGTGGGGTATCGGGTTCAAACTGGCGGAATGA
- a CDS encoding ATP-binding cassette domain-containing protein: MVNVIETYGLEKTYGGKRAVDHFDMHVAKGDIYGFVGLNGAGKSTVMKMLAGLAAPTGGDIKLFGGESGGEAIRRMGVLIEAPGLYGNMTAYDNMMMKALCLGLVDPKRKVEELLGFVGLGAVGKKKTKQFSMGMKQRLGLGLALLGDPDVLLLDEPLNGLDPEGAREIRELIVRLNAERGITVVISSHILEQLGRMATRYGVIRNGQMVRELTAAEVEQECSDCLQLSTVDPTRSLAVLEERFPQARFVVMPDNSIRIFGIADAAAIGGTLNDAGIAVQGLYAHRRDLEEFFVGLMGAEYHG, translated from the coding sequence ATGGTGAACGTAATCGAAACCTACGGGCTTGAGAAGACGTACGGCGGCAAGCGCGCCGTCGATCACTTCGACATGCACGTGGCGAAAGGCGACATATACGGATTCGTCGGCCTGAACGGGGCCGGTAAATCGACCGTCATGAAGATGCTGGCGGGATTGGCGGCCCCGACGGGAGGCGACATCAAGCTGTTCGGCGGCGAGAGCGGCGGTGAAGCTATCAGGCGCATGGGCGTGCTCATCGAAGCCCCCGGTTTGTACGGCAACATGACCGCGTACGACAACATGATGATGAAGGCCCTGTGCCTGGGTCTTGTCGATCCGAAGCGCAAAGTGGAAGAGCTGCTCGGGTTCGTCGGTCTCGGCGCCGTGGGCAAGAAGAAGACCAAGCAGTTCTCGATGGGTATGAAGCAGCGCCTCGGACTCGGCCTTGCGCTGTTGGGCGATCCCGACGTGCTGCTGCTCGACGAGCCCCTGAACGGGCTCGACCCCGAAGGCGCTCGCGAAATCCGCGAGCTCATCGTTCGGTTGAACGCCGAACGGGGCATTACGGTGGTTATCAGCTCGCATATTCTCGAACAGCTCGGGCGCATGGCTACGCGCTACGGCGTCATCCGCAACGGGCAGATGGTGCGCGAGCTCACCGCTGCCGAAGTCGAGCAGGAATGCAGCGATTGCCTGCAGCTTTCTACGGTCGACCCTACGCGTTCGCTCGCCGTGCTCGAAGAGCGTTTTCCGCAGGCACGGTTTGTGGTCATGCCCGACAACTCGATCAGGATCTTCGGTATCGCCGATGCGGCCGCAATCGGCGGCACGCTTAACGATGCCGGCATCGCCGTCCAGGGGCTCTACGCCCACCGGCGCGATCTTGAGGAGTTCTTCGTAGGTTTGATGGGGGCTGAGTACCATGGTTAA
- a CDS encoding LysR family transcriptional regulator → MYTEQLDYFMLAYRLRSFSAAAKQVPMSSQGLTKSIRALENELGVTLFVVDANGGLKPTPFAEELAPFATQFEENRKRLAESFERIRARERHEIRLGTSLGIIGLLGPDFLESFHSANPDIRVTVNEDSDDVCEKNLARGAYDLAFTLAPYNPDFETEKLFATRVCFWVPSCDDLAQKRALSVADLAGHTIAIPGKDYKCYRSLLSTCQADGIEISEIVPSSEIFWLYEYALHGNGLGFTIEPHTKLAMFQTSDAVVALPCEGLSWRFGISHVKSRNLTPHEEAFRDYAIEFARTIAQGGIWA, encoded by the coding sequence ATGTACACCGAACAGCTGGATTATTTCATGCTCGCCTATCGGCTCCGAAGCTTCTCTGCGGCGGCAAAGCAGGTGCCCATGTCGTCGCAAGGACTCACGAAATCGATACGCGCGCTCGAAAACGAACTCGGCGTAACGTTGTTTGTCGTAGATGCCAACGGCGGCCTCAAACCGACCCCGTTCGCTGAAGAGCTTGCACCGTTCGCAACCCAGTTCGAAGAGAATCGCAAACGCCTTGCTGAATCGTTCGAGCGCATCCGGGCACGGGAACGTCATGAGATCAGACTGGGCACCTCGCTCGGCATCATCGGGCTGCTCGGACCCGACTTCCTCGAATCGTTTCACAGCGCCAACCCTGACATCCGTGTGACGGTCAATGAGGATAGCGATGACGTCTGCGAGAAAAACCTTGCTCGGGGTGCCTACGACCTGGCGTTCACTCTCGCCCCCTACAATCCCGACTTCGAAACCGAGAAGCTCTTCGCCACCCGCGTCTGCTTTTGGGTACCGTCTTGCGACGACCTCGCCCAAAAAAGAGCGCTATCCGTAGCCGATCTCGCCGGGCACACAATCGCCATACCGGGAAAAGACTACAAATGCTATCGCAGCCTGCTTTCGACGTGCCAAGCCGATGGCATCGAAATCTCGGAAATCGTACCCTCGTCGGAAATATTCTGGCTGTACGAGTACGCCCTCCACGGAAACGGCCTCGGCTTCACGATCGAGCCCCACACCAAGCTGGCCATGTTCCAAACGAGCGATGCCGTGGTTGCACTGCCCTGCGAAGGGCTGTCGTGGCGATTCGGAATATCGCATGTGAAATCCCGAAACCTGACCCCTCACGAGGAGGCGTTTCGCGATTACGCCATCGAGTTCGCTCGCACCATCGCCCAGGGAGGCATCTGGGCGTAA
- a CDS encoding alpha/beta hydrolase, which translates to MDKKKRHIGRWIAIALAALVAVCAIGFAVYVNDYYHAAPGNEAYTESSADAAVERGEGYLAFGDPDAQAGFILYPGAKVAFDAYAPLLDQLAAEGVFCAVVEVPFNIAFFAPDAAAKVIEAYPNVKSWYVGGHSLGGVVASGWAADHADTLKGVVLLASYPTADLSQSGLRVLSLYGSEDEVLNRRAYDEAAPKLPADFQEVVIEGGNHGQFGNYGEQAGDGRAAISPEEQWEEAARAIAAFIEST; encoded by the coding sequence ATGGACAAGAAGAAACGACATATCGGACGGTGGATTGCCATCGCGTTGGCTGCCCTTGTAGCCGTGTGTGCGATCGGATTCGCCGTGTACGTGAACGATTACTACCATGCTGCTCCCGGAAACGAGGCCTACACCGAATCGTCTGCCGATGCAGCGGTCGAGCGCGGTGAAGGCTACCTTGCTTTCGGTGATCCGGATGCGCAGGCGGGCTTCATTCTCTATCCGGGAGCCAAAGTTGCCTTTGATGCGTATGCGCCTTTGCTCGACCAGCTCGCGGCCGAAGGTGTGTTCTGCGCCGTCGTCGAGGTGCCGTTCAACATCGCGTTTTTCGCACCCGATGCTGCCGCGAAGGTGATCGAGGCGTATCCGAATGTGAAGTCGTGGTACGTGGGCGGCCATTCGCTGGGGGGCGTGGTCGCCTCAGGGTGGGCTGCCGATCATGCCGATACTCTAAAGGGCGTCGTGCTGCTTGCCTCGTATCCCACCGCTGATCTTTCCCAAAGCGGCCTTCGCGTGCTCTCCCTCTACGGAAGCGAAGACGAAGTGCTCAACCGTAGGGCCTACGACGAAGCCGCCCCCAAGCTGCCTGCCGATTTCCAGGAGGTCGTCATCGAAGGCGGCAACCACGGCCAATTCGGCAATTACGGCGAGCAAGCGGGCGATGGGAGGGCGGCTATATCCCCCGAAGAGCAGTGGGAAGAAGCCGCCCGCGCCATCGCGGCGTTTATCGAAAGCACGTGA
- a CDS encoding ABC transporter ATP-binding protein, protein MKRTILQTDRLSKSYASDGVQTHVLSAIDLSLYEGDFTAIMGPSGSGKSTLLYCLSGMDAVTAGDVRYRETSIVGMREQDMANLRSQHFGFVFQQAHLVSNLTLFENIAVPGYLKENRSAAETRTVAQALIERMGLAADAHHLPSQTSGGQQQRCAVARSVVNDPDILFADEPTGALNRANTLEVLALLGELNEAGQTICMVTHDVQCAVRANRILYLEDGAIKGELELASWVASGTDSAKPREAQVSAWLSSFSW, encoded by the coding sequence GTGAAACGAACGATACTCCAAACCGACAGGCTCTCGAAGAGCTACGCCTCCGACGGGGTGCAGACCCATGTGCTCAGCGCCATCGACCTCTCGCTGTACGAAGGCGACTTCACCGCCATCATGGGGCCGTCGGGCTCTGGAAAATCGACGTTGCTCTATTGCCTTTCGGGCATGGATGCCGTCACGGCAGGCGACGTTCGCTACCGAGAAACAAGCATCGTCGGCATGCGCGAACAGGATATGGCGAACCTGCGCTCCCAGCACTTCGGATTCGTGTTCCAGCAAGCCCATCTCGTATCGAACCTCACGCTTTTCGAGAACATCGCCGTACCCGGATACCTCAAAGAAAACCGCAGCGCCGCCGAAACGCGCACGGTCGCCCAAGCGCTCATCGAGCGCATGGGGCTTGCCGCTGACGCCCATCATCTTCCCAGCCAGACATCGGGCGGTCAGCAACAGCGCTGCGCCGTGGCCCGCAGCGTCGTAAACGATCCCGACATCCTGTTCGCCGACGAGCCTACCGGCGCCCTCAACCGCGCGAACACACTCGAGGTGCTCGCGCTTTTAGGCGAGCTCAACGAAGCGGGACAGACCATCTGCATGGTCACGCACGACGTGCAGTGCGCTGTACGCGCGAACCGCATCCTCTACCTTGAAGACGGTGCGATCAAAGGAGAGCTCGAACTCGCTTCTTGGGTGGCGAGCGGCACCGATTCCGCCAAACCGCGCGAGGCGCAGGTTAGCGCCTGGCTTTCGTCGTTTTCGTGGTAG
- a CDS encoding ABC transporter permease: MAFIRTLASAGIKRSKGSFLGLFFLMALTSTALCFTLSLYVDLNVREEMALAEAGAGDVYAYDLASNLTDDVIFEIESIDGVASAETNEALSIPSQYLASEGAVDHNPTTTTLYAAWGEGLDYRVFADDRASLVDNPQAPGTDEVYAPISFLVSPGVDIGDTVELKMGDRTKTLTIAGFIEDPQIGTPFMESKRLIMDPNTFDELADTVDSLAYEQGTPKDVFTAAQIPCRLVELNVTMTDEARATGMTPNDLTHMIAEETAWGASTSGMFSATTLAGYAMIVVIIGSAIMAVFALMLFVVALVICTHTISSSIEKDYADYGTLKALGVPNRALARVLVIEYAGTSLIGLAVGLIASMALVPLGLPFFAQLTGILANNNAVPLASMACLGALMALVLAVIAWKARKLGAIFPLVAFRSGKADVHFKSRASRTVSGSCLNLELAVRSVLSAKRRYVGLLACSILMCAFIVLIFGIGGALREPGAVYDAFGMWKSDLSAVAATADDALDFDEVDSIVEQTAGIKNTWQESFTMVNLSGESRSFVGLSDPTIPLGIAEGRAPKLDNEVLVGMNLASAKELEIGDEFPVTSPDGTEHMLIVCGKLSAMFNAGYGCILTFDGLCSTFGMDATDPAIGHQYTLDDPAKIDEVKATLEARFGDRIDLRASGLFSNTSTIIELIQMLFTTMGYIMAAIAAALVFLAVSLIIGRMFLVERQDLGVYRALGFTSTRLRVQFALRFFLVALAGCALGALATSLGGSWLASQLFGMFGVTQFAIDTNPVMVCGLTLGLALVFLAAAYVSARKVKRIDVRELVMD, translated from the coding sequence ATGGCATTCATACGAACGCTGGCGAGCGCCGGCATCAAACGCAGTAAAGGCTCCTTTCTCGGGTTGTTCTTCCTCATGGCGCTTACCTCAACGGCGCTGTGCTTCACCCTTTCGCTCTACGTCGACCTCAACGTTCGCGAGGAAATGGCCTTAGCGGAAGCGGGAGCCGGCGATGTGTACGCTTACGACCTTGCAAGCAACCTCACCGACGACGTTATCTTCGAGATAGAATCCATCGACGGGGTGGCCTCGGCCGAAACGAACGAAGCGCTCAGCATTCCATCGCAGTACCTTGCCAGCGAGGGTGCGGTCGATCATAATCCGACGACCACCACGCTGTACGCGGCATGGGGCGAGGGACTGGACTACCGGGTATTCGCAGACGACAGAGCGTCGCTCGTCGACAACCCTCAGGCCCCGGGAACCGACGAAGTCTACGCTCCCATCTCGTTTCTCGTATCGCCGGGCGTCGACATCGGCGATACGGTCGAACTAAAAATGGGCGATCGCACGAAAACCCTCACCATCGCAGGTTTTATCGAAGATCCTCAAATCGGCACCCCGTTCATGGAGAGCAAGCGACTCATCATGGATCCGAACACCTTTGACGAACTCGCCGACACGGTTGACTCCCTGGCCTACGAACAAGGCACTCCCAAAGATGTGTTTACCGCAGCGCAAATCCCCTGCCGCCTCGTCGAGCTGAACGTAACCATGACCGACGAGGCGCGGGCGACGGGCATGACCCCCAACGACCTCACCCACATGATCGCCGAAGAAACCGCATGGGGCGCATCGACGTCGGGAATGTTCAGCGCAACCACGCTTGCAGGATACGCCATGATCGTCGTCATCATCGGCTCGGCCATCATGGCAGTTTTCGCACTCATGCTCTTCGTTGTTGCGCTCGTTATCTGCACACACACCATCTCATCGTCCATCGAGAAGGATTACGCCGATTACGGAACGCTCAAGGCCCTCGGCGTTCCCAACCGCGCCCTCGCCCGCGTGCTCGTCATCGAATATGCGGGTACGAGCCTGATCGGCCTCGCTGTCGGCCTCATAGCTTCGATGGCGCTCGTCCCCCTCGGCCTTCCCTTCTTCGCGCAGCTCACGGGCATCCTCGCAAACAACAACGCCGTCCCGCTCGCTTCGATGGCGTGCCTCGGCGCGCTCATGGCGCTTGTCCTAGCCGTCATCGCGTGGAAGGCGCGCAAGCTTGGAGCCATCTTTCCCCTCGTAGCGTTCAGGAGCGGAAAGGCCGACGTCCACTTCAAGAGCCGCGCCTCCCGCACGGTTTCGGGATCGTGTCTCAATCTCGAGCTCGCCGTTCGCTCCGTCCTTTCGGCGAAGCGCCGCTACGTGGGCCTGCTTGCCTGCTCGATCCTCATGTGCGCGTTCATCGTGCTCATTTTCGGCATCGGCGGCGCTTTAAGGGAACCCGGAGCCGTGTATGACGCCTTCGGCATGTGGAAAAGCGATCTGTCTGCCGTGGCCGCGACCGCCGATGACGCACTTGATTTCGATGAGGTGGATTCGATCGTCGAGCAAACAGCCGGCATCAAGAACACGTGGCAGGAATCGTTCACCATGGTGAACCTCAGTGGCGAAAGCCGCTCGTTCGTCGGACTCAGCGACCCCACCATCCCCCTCGGCATCGCCGAAGGAAGGGCGCCGAAACTCGACAACGAGGTGCTCGTGGGCATGAACCTTGCTTCGGCGAAGGAGTTGGAGATCGGAGACGAATTCCCGGTTACCAGCCCCGACGGCACGGAGCATATGCTCATCGTATGCGGGAAGCTCTCCGCCATGTTCAACGCCGGCTACGGGTGCATCCTCACGTTCGACGGGCTGTGCTCGACGTTCGGCATGGACGCAACCGATCCTGCGATCGGGCATCAGTACACACTCGACGATCCCGCAAAGATCGACGAGGTGAAAGCAACGCTCGAAGCGCGGTTCGGGGATCGCATCGACCTTCGCGCGAGCGGGCTGTTCAGCAACACCAGCACAATCATCGAACTCATCCAGATGCTCTTCACCACCATGGGCTACATCATGGCAGCCATCGCGGCGGCCCTCGTCTTCCTAGCCGTGTCGCTCATCATCGGGCGCATGTTCTTGGTGGAGCGGCAGGATCTCGGCGTCTACCGCGCGCTCGGGTTCACTTCGACGAGGCTACGCGTTCAGTTCGCCCTGCGCTTTTTCCTCGTGGCGCTCGCAGGTTGCGCGCTCGGCGCACTCGCGACCTCGCTCGGAGGCAGCTGGCTCGCGAGCCAACTGTTCGGCATGTTCGGCGTCACCCAATTCGCCATCGACACAAACCCCGTCATGGTCTGTGGCTTGACGCTTGGGCTTGCGCTCGTGTTCCTTGCTGCGGCCTATGTATCGGCGCGCAAGGTGAAGCGCATCGATGTGCGCGAACTCGTGATGGACTGA
- a CDS encoding FAD-dependent oxidoreductase, with the protein MGNLENTDALQTSGLSRRSFLAGASLAAIGGAGLALFGCSPDAKDGQGGAPSAPAAASGSAEQASGIWAIDELAEPSETVQADVAIVGGGGTGTAAAIQCKQLGLNPIVVDCGQNYGGSFIGTEGMFGVETHWTKEAGEDLTLEESVHACLTYHHWIPNHQLYMNFFGQTPETVEWVEALGVKYRDVVSLGISDTTWHVYERTAKSSPGATFMEGLGNAAKDLGVEAYFETVGKKVIVEDGKVAGLLAEKKDGSVLKIEAPVVIIGSGGYSTNTDMIYELSELVNENIFSVGAEQRNGDGLKMAKDAGAAFAESPGTVMWCGPWIMGSAWGSDGYCASVQPTLWINQDAERFCNEDLWLDDFAAAGMAVRNQKRTYAVMSDADIEYFVNNGPYGPVFTFGQVGTPMADARKQLEDLDAVHIGDSLDDLAKEVDLDAAALKATVEAYNAACEEGIDKNFGKDAAYLKKIEAPYWICEVADGYYTTCGGIKITPNTEVVDMDGEVIPGLYAGGSDAGGLYGDSYDVSRAPGSQASWAINSGRLAAKHAAEYLGK; encoded by the coding sequence ATGGGAAATCTTGAGAACACCGACGCCCTGCAAACCAGCGGACTTTCGCGCCGAAGCTTTTTGGCGGGCGCATCGCTTGCCGCGATCGGCGGAGCCGGGCTTGCGTTGTTCGGATGCAGCCCGGATGCCAAGGACGGGCAGGGTGGCGCACCGAGTGCTCCTGCTGCTGCCTCGGGTAGTGCCGAGCAGGCGAGTGGCATCTGGGCAATCGACGAGCTTGCCGAGCCGAGCGAGACTGTGCAGGCCGATGTGGCAATCGTCGGCGGCGGCGGTACCGGCACGGCGGCGGCGATCCAGTGCAAACAGCTCGGTCTCAATCCGATCGTCGTCGACTGCGGGCAGAACTACGGCGGATCGTTCATCGGGACCGAGGGCATGTTCGGTGTCGAGACGCATTGGACCAAGGAAGCGGGCGAGGACCTCACGCTCGAAGAATCTGTGCACGCGTGCCTGACGTACCATCACTGGATCCCGAACCACCAGCTCTACATGAACTTCTTCGGTCAAACGCCCGAGACCGTCGAATGGGTCGAAGCGCTCGGCGTGAAGTACCGCGATGTCGTTTCCCTTGGAATTTCCGATACCACGTGGCATGTATACGAGCGTACCGCCAAATCGAGTCCTGGCGCAACGTTCATGGAGGGCCTCGGCAACGCGGCAAAAGACCTCGGCGTAGAAGCGTATTTCGAGACAGTCGGCAAGAAGGTCATCGTCGAGGACGGCAAGGTTGCGGGTCTGCTTGCCGAAAAGAAGGACGGCTCGGTTCTGAAGATCGAAGCCCCCGTGGTTATCATCGGCTCGGGCGGCTACTCCACCAACACCGATATGATCTACGAGCTTTCCGAGCTCGTGAACGAGAACATCTTCTCGGTCGGTGCCGAACAGCGCAACGGTGACGGGCTCAAAATGGCGAAGGATGCCGGTGCGGCGTTCGCTGAAAGCCCGGGAACGGTTATGTGGTGCGGACCGTGGATCATGGGATCTGCCTGGGGTTCCGACGGCTACTGCGCATCGGTGCAGCCGACGCTGTGGATCAACCAGGATGCCGAGCGCTTCTGCAACGAGGATCTGTGGCTTGACGACTTCGCCGCCGCCGGCATGGCGGTGCGCAACCAGAAGCGCACGTACGCAGTCATGTCGGATGCCGATATCGAGTACTTTGTGAACAACGGCCCGTACGGTCCCGTGTTCACCTTCGGACAGGTCGGAACTCCCATGGCTGATGCGCGCAAGCAGCTCGAGGACCTCGATGCCGTGCATATCGGCGATTCCCTTGACGATCTGGCCAAGGAAGTCGATCTTGACGCTGCGGCGCTCAAGGCGACGGTCGAGGCGTACAACGCCGCGTGCGAAGAGGGTATCGATAAGAATTTCGGAAAAGATGCCGCCTACCTCAAGAAGATCGAAGCACCGTACTGGATCTGCGAAGTTGCCGACGGGTACTACACCACGTGCGGCGGCATCAAGATCACGCCGAACACCGAGGTTGTCGACATGGACGGCGAAGTCATCCCCGGGCTCTATGCCGGAGGCTCCGATGCAGGCGGATTGTACGGCGATTCGTACGACGTAAGCCGCGCGCCGGGATCCCAGGCAAGCTGGGCCATCAATTCGGGCCGTCTGGCCGCTAAGCACGCAGCGGAGTATCTCGGCAAGTAG